The Rhizoctonia solani chromosome 14, complete sequence genome has a segment encoding these proteins:
- a CDS encoding F-type H+-transporting ATPase subunit gamma, which produces MLSRTVRPTLAAATGAIQNAQAARNMATLREIEIRLKSVRNIEKITKSMKMIASTRLNKAQRAMATAKEYGKANNEIFGNSEATVAEGGKTLYVVVSSDRGLCGGIHSSVTKATKKAIEQNNGQGSIVVLGEKSKSQLSRSSAKHLELSFSQIGREVPTFADAAEIADKIVTSGIEFDSVSLVYNRFVSAIAYESATMTVFNEKALTDAPAFKVYEMEDDPTKDLVEFSLANAIYAALVEGHAAEISSRRNAMDNASKNAGDMIGRLTMQYNRGRQANITNELVDIITGASAL; this is translated from the exons ATGTTGAGCCGCACCGTTCGTCCGACGCTGGCTGCTGCCACTGGCGCCATCCAGAATGCACAGGCTGCACGCAACATGGCTACTCTCAGAGAAATTGAAATTCGCTTGAAGTCGGTCCGCAATATCGAGAAAATCACCAAG TCGATGAAAATGATTGCCTCGACACGTTTGAACAAGGCCCAGCGTGCGATGGCCACTGCCAAGGAGTACGGCAAGGCTAACAACG AGATCTTTGGAAACTCAGAGGCCACTGTTGCAGAGGGTGGAAAGACTCTCTATGTCGTTGTATCTTCTGACCGTGGTCTGTGCGGTGGTATCCACTCGTCCGTGACCAAGGCCACCAAGAAGGCGATTGAGCAGAACAACGGTCAGGGCTCCATCGTCGTCCTTGGAGAAAAGTCCAAGTCCCAGCTCTCCCGTTCCTCGGCCAAGCACCTCGAGCTCTCCTTTTCCCAGATCGGTCGTGAAGTCCCCACTTTTGCCGACGCTGCTGAGATTGCGGACAAGATTGTCACCAGCGGCATCGAGTTCGATTCGGTTTCGCTCGTTTACAACCGATTCGTGTCTGCGATTGCTTACGAGAGTGCTACCATGACTGTCTTTAACGAAAAGGCTCTGACGGATGCTC CTGCCTTCAAGGTCTACGAAATGGAGGACGACCCAACCAAGGACCTTGTCGAATTCTCGCTTGCCAATGCTATCTATGCTGCTCTTGTCGAGGGCCACGCTGCCGAAATCAGCTCCCG TCGCAATGCCATGGATAACGCATCCAAGAACGCCGGAGATATGATTGGTCGTCTTACCATGCAATACAACCGTGGTCGCCAGGCTAACATTACCAACGAGCTCGTTGATATCATTACTGGTGCTAGCG CTCTGTAA